One window of the Puntigrus tetrazona isolate hp1 chromosome 13, ASM1883169v1, whole genome shotgun sequence genome contains the following:
- the fgf8a gene encoding fibroblast growth factor 8 produces the protein MRLVPSRLSYLFLHLFAFCYYAQVTIQSPPNFTQHVSEQSKVTDRVSRRLIRTYQLYSRTSGKHVQVLANKKINAMAEDGDAHAKLIVETDTFGSRVRIKGAETGFYICMNRRGKLIGKKNGLGKDCIFTEIVLENNYTALQNVKYEGWYMAFTRKGRPRKGSKTRQHQREVHFMKRLPKGHQIAEHRPFDFINYPFNRRTKRTRYSGER, from the exons ATGAGGCTCGTACCGTCACGATTGAGTTATCT ATTTCTTCACCTCTTTGCGTTTTGCTACTATGCTCAG GTAACCATTCAGTCCCCGCCTAATTTTACACAGCATGTGAGTGAGCAAAGTAAGGTGACGGACCGGGTCAGCCGTAGACTAATCCGGACCTACCAGCTTTACAGTCGAACCAGTGGCAAGCACGTGCAAGTTCTGGCCAACAAGAAAATCAACGCGATGGCCGAGGACGGTGACGCTCATG CCAAACTCATAGTGGAGACGGACACATTTGGGAGTCGAGTTCGAATTAAAGGAGCTGAAACGGGATTCTACATCTGTATGAACAGAAGAGGGAAACTGATTGGCAAG AAAAACGGTCTGGGGAAAGACTGCATCTTCACAGAGATAGTCCTGGAGAACAACTACACAGCTCTACAGAATGTGAAGTATGAAGGCTGGTACATGGCCTTCACACGCAAAGGCAGACCCCGCAAGGGCTCCAAAACCAGGCAACACCAGCGGGAAGTCCACTTCATGAAGAGGCTGCCCAAGGGACACCAAATCGCAGAGCACAGACCCTTTGATTTCATCAACTACCCTTTCAACAGACGGACTAAACGCACCCGCTACTCAGGAGAGCGTTGA